A DNA window from Teredinibacter franksiae contains the following coding sequences:
- a CDS encoding tandem-95 repeat protein — MLIMFFSNISVANTVSGYMATDLVIIDEAVADKQVFYQSLKPGVIVREISSQRDGLQQLTRVLKSHKNIANLHIVSHASDGQILLGDRWISSQTMKDEKRFLNQLSSVLSKDADVLFYGCNLAAGEKGRQFVSFLAEQTGADVAASSNPTGAVALGGDWDLELRVGDIQTSTPFISEGLKQYAHVLQTTFAGLGSTDSGGSGYKELTDVNLVVSNDFVAAGGELYWNDNASASKTLTIKTDNVDAGTVDVSALTIYSFVGSGITLDSSSTVVFRDSGGAPLRTMTLAGNKTLTSSDTDLFAFFDGDSTPPVTGVAQIDFVFAISGCCVNGNNFSNFTFKNITYSNVVAPSSPPEVTSATYNYSTKALVVTGVNFQANGGGADVDVSDLTIRGQANGTRVLLTSSDVEIDSSTQFTVTLLGGDIAAVEALLNTNGLSALDAVSYNLSAADDFITNVTVGDTSDTAGNGITVSNVPDSNGDLTSAGGVSEPVGLATTVDSEGEAVNLFDFTLSDGSGDGFALSVSQVVVNVTGTSTDAQRGGITWRLNGPDASDVSGSYSGGADTITFTGLSISVADNTSEIYTVNGYYNDNTAVTEDATFILTVDGDTDLTVGGSGTQMGSTSAVNNGVGGTLDVTATALAITTQPAGSVSGSALTTQPVVTAQDAFGNTDVDFTETVTLTEASAGTLTSTTTTAVTGVATFAGLIYTATADQQSFTLTADDQSGVGSDIPTVDANAVTSDVVATQLVYDTQPVPLTVGSGVATSFTTVPVVSARDGNSVLDTGYSTSIVISEVNGAGAALLSGTGDVDGSPTTVSLTPASGVATFTGMQITYTASGGSSENFNLRSTSGALSVADSSQLTGLVPDSDGNLMAAGGVTEPIGLSYSIDTEGEAANLFDFTISDGGTADGLALGISQIILNVTGTTSDADRAKITWRLNGNDASNVTGVYSAVSDTITFSTLAISVADGSSEIYTVNGYYNDNTGLTHGNTVMLSVDGDTDLTLVSTGTQMASTSAVTNSTGTTTTDDIEPDVNSVAVPANASYGVGDNLDFTVNFNENITVNTGGGTPRLQLTIGASAQYASYVSGSGGNALLFRYTVQVADLDSDGLSLSGTVQANGGTLQDGAGNNINTVLNSVGSLAAVLVDGQGPTVSEITAVATPANDATPSVTFNSDEAGTLSVGGSCGSGDEGAVSSGSTTITLTQTDNSTALAAGTYSDCTLTVTDAVGNNSNTLTLSGFTIDLVAPNVAEVTAAVTPSNDSTPDVTLSTTEAGTLTVGGSCGSASEGAISSGNTTITLTQTDNSTALAGGTYSDCTLTVTDASGNSNSPVTLSSFIIDVAAPTVAEVTAVTTPANDTTPDVTFSSDEAGTLVVGGSCGSASEGAISSGNTTITLTQADNSSALAEATYSDCTLTITDASGNSSTPVTLSSFVIDVSAPSVAEVTAVVTPGNDGTPDVTISTNEAGTLSVGGSCGSASEGAIGSGNTTIALTQADNSSALADGTYSDCTFTVTDASGNSNSPVTLSSFTIDVAAPTVAEVTAVVTPSNDSTPDVTLSTNEAGTLTVGGSCGSASEGAISSGNTTITLTQSDNSTALAGGTYSDCTLMVTDASGNSNSPVTLSSFIIDVAAPTVAEVTAVTTPANDTTPDITFSSDEAGTLAVGGSCGSASEGAISSGNTTITLTQADNSSALAEATYSDCTLTITDASGNSSTPVTLGSFVIDVSAPSVAEVTAVVTPGNDGTPDVTISTNEAGTLSVGGSCGSASEGAISSGNITITLTQTDNSTALAGGPYSDCTFTVTDASGNSNSPVTLSSFIIDVAAPTVAEVTAVTTPANDTTPDVTFSSDEAGTLAVGGSCGSASEGAIGSGNTTITLTQSDNSTALADGTYSDCTLTVTDASGNSNSPVTLSSFIVDVAAPTVAEVTAVITPANDTTPDVTLSSTEEGTLTVGGSCGSSDEGVITGGNTTITLTQADNSTALADGDYSDCTLTVTDSGGNASNVVTLTLFTLDATSPIVVTNTGLSVSEGDSDSVINTSLLTASDNLSNASNTTYTIVSTSANGNLRSGGSALSNGDTFTQQHIVNNDITYDHDGGETTSDSFAFTLNDALGNINNNAGSNFIFSVTVTALNDAPSTTADTATTNEDNAVMVDVLANDSDSDDAINAASVTVVSEAANGSTSVNTGTGVITYTPNANFNGSDSFTYTVQDASGDTSAVTVVSITVNPQNDAPVAAADSANTDINTLVSIDVAANDSDVDTADAPDTSTLVVIGAASNGSAVVNAGQIDYTPNTDYLGSDSFTYSIDDANGATSNVATVTVSVIDPNTAPVAANDSAITDEDTATAVNVLINDSDPDGSLDATSVVIATNTVNGTTSINAITGEITYTPAANFNGSDSFTYTVEDDLSAVSASATVSITVNSVNDAPVAENDAVILLEDASLAINVLGNDADVDGTLNVATLTVETNASSGVAVVDGSNVLYTPLDDFVGSDSFTYSVQDGQGLISNTATVTLTVDPVNDAPLANSDAFNIVANASSMLEVTANDSDIDGSLDAAAIVVVNAPTQGTLSNNNDGTLTYTPAAGIDPLAGDSFSYTIDDESGESSNQATVSIQFSPASAPVIDGTPETDVLEGQAYLFTAQVNSNDDLFALTFTVVNQPAWASFNTATGVLSGTPLQDDVGTTNAIVISVSDGFTSSALAAFDLSVVADVDTDGDTLSDHQEGIDNTDPNDPLDYLDLTPPEVTAPVDIIVDATGLFTSVSVAQILSLPADSTQAEIESAMAERVTDNVDGNGCCQLSAADILDGQYSLPPGDNIITWVAEDVMGNSASVVQHIYVRPLVSFSKNQVTVEGVEAELYVVLNGESPFYPLEVPYIIDGDSSSADSNDYNLQSGRVIFEEGETSVAIRFTVLDDGISEDDEILELRLDDRTLNSEDLSDGFEADIYDINSGQKNSFQLTIAERNLSPKVTLTIRQSSIATVQILPNGGDVVILATINDPNSGDTHVLDWSHTDNSLVDLDGDADNTTFTLDPSQLSPGRYRAKVRVTDSGGENNTAVLHFVVVENLPVLSPDEDTDSDGRSDLAEGTADTDFDGIPDYLDNIALVNVLPERASETNSFLMECDPGIRCRLGEFAIQGQSGGARLSMNELMDLSMAEEDERHTFTGLFDFELSELPTPGQSAAIVIPQLESIPANALYRKLVNGRWVTFVENVQNQLHSAGGSEGFCPPPGDDAWQVGLVEGYWCVQLTIEDGGPNDADGEANSTVVDPGGVATRNTKSYTATGGGGSVGIALIMMLLMIGIGRRLPKKYLGAIAGLFFIGVFPDVARADFSSKNLFVEASLFQAKSSQSSSGFIQTMAKHNVTVNSLQYDNTAQAYHLKLGYSYNPHVAVMVGYVDMGEANLEIDILDEEESVITRALGEAFPHLGAGPTVNARFTRDFAQRYSVYADLGMLYWNSSVRVTGFSADVEDDGVDPWVALGAQVAIEQFSIGAGYQYFKISSKSAAGLGLSLSYSF, encoded by the coding sequence GGGTAGTACCGATTCCGGTGGTTCGGGGTATAAAGAACTTACGGACGTAAATCTTGTTGTATCTAATGATTTCGTTGCGGCGGGTGGCGAGCTTTATTGGAACGATAATGCGAGTGCAAGTAAAACCCTTACTATTAAGACTGATAACGTCGATGCGGGTACGGTCGATGTTAGTGCGCTCACAATTTATTCCTTTGTTGGCTCTGGCATTACATTAGATTCTTCGTCAACCGTTGTTTTTAGAGATAGTGGTGGCGCACCATTGCGAACAATGACGCTAGCTGGAAACAAAACCTTAACCAGCTCCGATACAGATCTATTTGCTTTTTTTGATGGTGATAGTACCCCCCCGGTAACCGGCGTAGCGCAAATTGACTTTGTGTTTGCAATAAGTGGGTGCTGTGTTAACGGCAATAATTTTAGTAATTTCACATTTAAAAATATCACCTACAGTAATGTGGTTGCGCCTAGTAGCCCACCTGAAGTTACTAGCGCTACTTACAATTACAGTACGAAAGCACTGGTTGTAACCGGGGTAAACTTTCAGGCTAATGGCGGTGGTGCCGATGTAGATGTTAGTGATCTGACTATTCGAGGGCAGGCGAACGGTACTCGTGTTTTACTCACATCTTCTGATGTGGAGATTGATTCCTCTACTCAATTTACTGTGACTTTATTAGGGGGCGATATTGCCGCAGTGGAAGCGCTGCTAAACACTAATGGTTTAAGTGCTTTAGATGCGGTTAGTTACAATTTGTCGGCTGCAGACGACTTTATAACTAACGTTACCGTTGGTGATACATCCGACACCGCGGGCAATGGCATTACGGTAAGCAATGTGCCAGACAGTAACGGCGATCTAACCTCCGCAGGTGGCGTATCGGAACCTGTTGGTCTTGCGACAACCGTTGATAGCGAGGGTGAAGCCGTAAATTTATTTGATTTTACCTTATCGGATGGCAGTGGTGATGGTTTTGCGTTATCGGTATCGCAAGTTGTAGTAAACGTTACCGGTACCAGTACAGATGCACAGCGCGGCGGTATAACGTGGAGATTAAATGGGCCCGACGCAAGCGATGTATCAGGTAGTTATAGTGGTGGAGCGGATACTATTACGTTTACAGGTTTGTCTATTTCTGTAGCCGATAACACCAGTGAAATTTATACGGTAAACGGTTATTACAACGACAATACAGCGGTAACCGAAGACGCAACGTTTATTTTAACTGTGGATGGCGATACTGATCTCACGGTTGGTGGCAGCGGTACGCAAATGGGTTCTACGTCTGCCGTCAATAATGGTGTGGGTGGCACCTTGGATGTAACCGCCACGGCGCTAGCAATTACCACGCAGCCGGCGGGTTCTGTCTCTGGCAGTGCACTAACAACCCAGCCCGTAGTGACTGCTCAAGATGCCTTTGGCAATACCGATGTGGATTTTACCGAGACGGTGACCCTAACCGAAGCCAGTGCTGGAACACTCACAAGCACAACCACGACCGCTGTTACTGGTGTGGCGACATTCGCAGGCTTAATCTACACCGCAACGGCAGATCAACAAAGTTTTACGCTTACCGCAGATGACCAAAGCGGTGTTGGTTCCGATATTCCCACGGTAGACGCGAATGCGGTCACTTCCGATGTGGTTGCAACGCAATTGGTATATGACACTCAGCCTGTTCCGCTTACTGTCGGTAGTGGTGTTGCAACCAGCTTTACCACGGTGCCCGTGGTGTCAGCGCGTGATGGTAATAGTGTTTTAGACACAGGCTACAGCACCTCCATTGTTATTTCTGAAGTAAATGGCGCAGGTGCTGCATTGCTTTCGGGTACGGGCGATGTCGATGGTTCTCCTACAACCGTTTCCCTTACCCCTGCCTCTGGTGTTGCTACTTTTACCGGTATGCAAATCACCTACACGGCCTCTGGTGGTTCTTCCGAAAACTTTAACTTGCGGAGTACATCGGGAGCACTAAGCGTGGCCGATAGTAGCCAGCTAACGGGATTGGTACCAGACAGCGACGGCAACCTTATGGCAGCCGGAGGCGTTACCGAACCGATTGGGCTCAGCTACTCGATCGATACAGAAGGCGAAGCCGCAAATTTATTTGATTTCACCATAAGTGACGGTGGGACAGCGGATGGTTTGGCGCTTGGCATATCTCAAATTATACTGAACGTAACCGGTACGACGAGTGATGCAGACCGGGCAAAAATAACGTGGCGCTTAAACGGTAATGACGCCAGTAACGTAACGGGCGTATATAGCGCCGTTAGCGACACCATAACCTTTAGCACGTTAGCTATTTCAGTAGCCGATGGCAGTAGCGAAATCTACACCGTGAACGGGTATTACAACGACAACACGGGGTTGACCCATGGCAACACCGTGATGCTTAGCGTTGATGGAGACACTGATTTAACGCTGGTTAGCACGGGTACTCAAATGGCTTCCACTAGTGCGGTTACCAATAGTACGGGTACCACTACAACTGATGATATTGAACCGGATGTAAACTCGGTTGCGGTTCCCGCAAACGCGAGTTATGGGGTTGGTGATAATCTTGATTTCACGGTTAACTTTAATGAAAACATAACCGTGAACACAGGCGGAGGTACACCGCGATTACAATTAACGATTGGAGCCTCTGCGCAATATGCAAGCTATGTTTCCGGCTCGGGAGGCAACGCATTATTATTCCGCTATACCGTGCAAGTGGCAGACTTGGACAGCGACGGGCTTAGTCTCAGCGGCACAGTGCAAGCTAACGGTGGAACCTTGCAAGATGGGGCTGGTAATAACATCAATACCGTACTCAACAGTGTTGGCAGCTTGGCTGCAGTACTGGTAGATGGGCAGGGGCCAACCGTTTCGGAAATTACGGCGGTGGCCACACCAGCTAACGATGCCACTCCCAGCGTTACCTTTAATAGCGATGAGGCTGGAACCTTGAGTGTGGGAGGAAGTTGCGGCAGCGGTGATGAGGGTGCCGTAAGCTCTGGCAGTACCACCATCACCTTAACTCAAACGGATAACAGCACGGCATTGGCCGCTGGCACCTATAGCGATTGTACGCTTACCGTTACTGATGCGGTTGGTAATAACAGCAACACTCTTACGCTTAGTGGCTTCACAATTGATTTGGTCGCGCCCAATGTTGCCGAAGTGACAGCTGCAGTAACGCCCAGCAACGACAGTACGCCGGACGTCACTCTTTCCACTACCGAAGCGGGAACTCTCACCGTGGGTGGAAGTTGTGGTAGCGCCAGTGAGGGCGCGATTAGCAGTGGTAATACCACCATTACCTTAACGCAAACGGATAACAGCACCGCGCTTGCCGGTGGCACCTACAGTGATTGTACGCTTACGGTTACAGATGCCTCTGGTAACAGTAATTCACCGGTAACTCTTAGCAGCTTTATCATTGATGTTGCTGCCCCCACGGTTGCAGAGGTGACCGCCGTAACCACGCCAGCGAATGACACTACGCCAGATGTTACTTTTTCTAGTGATGAAGCAGGAACGCTTGTCGTGGGCGGCAGTTGCGGCAGCGCCAGTGAAGGCGCGATTAGTAGTGGTAATACCACTATCACCTTAACCCAGGCGGATAACAGCAGCGCGCTGGCCGAAGCCACTTATAGTGATTGCACCCTTACCATTACCGATGCCTCGGGTAACAGCAGCACGCCTGTAACCCTGAGTAGCTTCGTCATTGATGTGTCGGCGCCTAGTGTGGCTGAAGTCACCGCCGTGGTAACGCCCGGCAACGACGGCACGCCAGATGTAACAATTTCCACTAACGAAGCAGGCACTCTCAGCGTAGGCGGCAGTTGCGGCAGCGCCAGTGAAGGTGCGATAGGCAGCGGCAATACCACCATCGCCTTAACGCAAGCGGACAATAGTTCTGCACTTGCCGATGGCACCTACAGTGATTGTACGTTTACGGTTACAGATGCCTCGGGTAACAGCAATTCACCGGTAACTCTTAGCAGCTTTACCATTGATGTTGCTGCCCCGACGGTTGCCGAAGTGACAGCCGTAGTAACGCCCAGTAACGACAGTACGCCGGACGTCACTCTTTCCACTAACGAAGCGGGAACTCTCACCGTGGGTGGAAGTTGTGGTAGCGCCAGTGAGGGCGCGATTAGCAGTGGTAATACCACCATCACCTTAACTCAGTCAGATAACAGCACCGCGCTTGCCGGTGGCACCTACAGTGATTGTACGCTTATGGTTACAGATGCCTCTGGTAACAGTAATTCACCGGTAACTCTTAGCAGCTTTATCATTGATGTTGCTGCCCCCACGGTTGCAGAGGTGACCGCCGTAACCACACCAGCGAATGACACTACGCCAGACATTACTTTTTCTAGTGATGAAGCAGGAACGCTTGCCGTGGGCGGCAGTTGCGGCAGCGCCAGTGAAGGCGCTATTAGTAGTGGTAATACCACTATCACCTTAACCCAAGCAGATAACAGCAGCGCGCTGGCTGAAGCCACTTATAGTGATTGCACCCTTACCATTACCGATGCCTCGGGTAACAGCAGCACGCCTGTAACCCTGGGTAGCTTCGTCATTGATGTGTCGGCGCCTAGTGTGGCTGAAGTAACCGCCGTGGTAACACCCGGCAACGACGGCACGCCAGATGTAACAATTTCCACTAACGAAGCAGGCACTCTCAGCGTAGGTGGCAGTTGCGGCAGCGCCAGTGAGGGCGCGATTAGCAGTGGCAATATCACCATTACGTTAACGCAAACGGATAACAGCACCGCGCTTGCCGGTGGTCCCTACAGTGATTGTACGTTTACGGTTACAGATGCCTCTGGTAACAGTAATTCACCGGTAACCCTAAGCAGCTTTATCATTGATGTAGCTGCCCCGACGGTTGCAGAGGTGACCGCCGTAACCACGCCAGCGAATGACACTACGCCAGACGTTACTTTTTCTAGTGATGAAGCCGGAACGCTTGCCGTGGGCGGAAGTTGCGGCAGTGCCAGCGAAGGCGCGATTGGTTCTGGCAACACCACCATCACCTTAACTCAGTCAGATAACAGCACTGCGCTTGCCGATGGTACTTACAGTGATTGTACCCTTACGGTTACAGATGCCTCTGGTAACAGCAATTCACCGGTAACCCTTAGCAGCTTTATCGTTGATGTTGCTGCCCCAACGGTTGCAGAAGTCACCGCTGTAATCACACCAGCGAATGACACCACACCAGATGTAACTCTGTCGTCCACTGAGGAGGGCACACTTACCGTTGGCGGCAGCTGTGGCAGTAGTGACGAAGGTGTGATTACCGGTGGTAATACCACCATTACCTTGACTCAAGCGGACAACAGCACGGCCTTGGCCGACGGTGATTACAGCGATTGTACCCTGACTGTTACAGACAGCGGGGGAAATGCCAGCAATGTTGTTACGCTTACCCTTTTCACTTTGGATGCCACTAGCCCTATCGTAGTAACCAACACAGGTTTGAGTGTTAGCGAGGGCGATAGCGATTCCGTTATTAATACCAGTTTGCTGACCGCCAGCGATAACCTGAGCAATGCCAGCAATACCACTTACACAATAGTTTCAACCTCAGCCAATGGTAATTTGCGCAGTGGTGGCAGCGCGTTAAGCAATGGCGATACTTTTACCCAGCAGCATATTGTTAACAACGACATTACTTACGATCACGACGGTGGTGAAACCACCAGCGACAGCTTTGCCTTCACACTGAATGATGCGTTGGGCAATATTAATAACAACGCTGGTAGTAATTTTATCTTCAGTGTGACGGTGACGGCATTGAATGATGCGCCCAGCACCACAGCCGACACGGCTACCACCAACGAAGACAACGCGGTAATGGTGGATGTACTGGCCAACGATTCCGATAGCGACGATGCGATTAACGCCGCCAGTGTAACCGTGGTAAGCGAGGCTGCAAACGGCTCTACCAGTGTTAATACCGGTACCGGCGTTATCACTTACACTCCAAACGCCAACTTTAATGGCAGCGACAGCTTTACCTATACCGTACAGGATGCCAGTGGTGACACATCGGCAGTGACTGTGGTTTCCATTACCGTAAACCCGCAAAACGATGCGCCCGTTGCCGCTGCCGACAGTGCCAATACCGATATCAACACGCTGGTAAGTATTGATGTTGCGGCCAACGACAGCGATGTCGATACTGCCGATGCTCCAGACACCAGCACATTAGTGGTGATCGGCGCGGCCAGCAATGGTAGTGCTGTTGTTAACGCTGGCCAGATCGACTACACACCGAATACCGATTATCTGGGCAGTGATTCTTTCACCTACTCTATCGATGATGCTAATGGTGCCACCTCCAATGTGGCAACCGTAACAGTGAGTGTGATTGACCCGAATACCGCGCCAGTAGCCGCAAATGACTCTGCGATTACAGATGAAGATACGGCTACAGCCGTTAACGTGTTAATTAATGATAGCGACCCCGATGGATCATTGGATGCAACCAGTGTTGTCATCGCAACCAATACCGTAAATGGCACTACCAGTATTAATGCAATAACCGGTGAAATAACCTATACGCCGGCGGCTAATTTTAACGGTAGCGACAGCTTTACCTACACGGTTGAGGATGATCTGAGTGCTGTTTCGGCGTCTGCCACAGTATCGATTACGGTTAACAGTGTGAACGATGCGCCGGTTGCTGAAAACGATGCCGTTATCCTGCTAGAAGATGCTAGCCTTGCCATTAACGTGTTAGGTAATGATGCCGACGTAGACGGCACACTTAATGTCGCGACCTTGACCGTAGAAACAAACGCGAGTTCTGGTGTAGCTGTGGTTGATGGTAGCAATGTGCTTTATACACCGCTGGACGATTTCGTGGGCAGTGACAGCTTTACCTACAGCGTACAAGACGGTCAGGGGCTTATATCAAATACCGCAACGGTAACACTTACCGTTGACCCGGTTAACGACGCACCCTTGGCCAATAGCGATGCATTTAATATTGTTGCCAATGCATCTAGCATGCTGGAGGTCACCGCCAACGACAGTGATATTGATGGTTCTCTGGATGCAGCTGCCATTGTTGTGGTTAATGCACCTACTCAAGGTACACTCAGCAATAATAATGACGGTACGCTAACCTATACGCCCGCCGCTGGCATAGATCCACTGGCGGGAGACAGCTTCAGCTACACCATAGATGACGAATCCGGTGAAAGCTCCAACCAGGCGACTGTGAGTATTCAGTTCTCGCCCGCCTCTGCGCCAGTGATAGACGGAACACCTGAAACGGACGTGTTAGAAGGGCAGGCGTACCTGTTCACCGCTCAAGTAAACAGTAACGATGATTTGTTCGCGTTAACTTTTACCGTTGTTAACCAACCTGCCTGGGCTAGTTTTAATACGGCAACCGGTGTGCTTAGCGGAACACCATTACAGGACGATGTCGGTACAACCAATGCGATTGTTATCAGCGTAAGTGACGGGTTTACTTCTTCGGCGTTAGCCGCATTTGACCTCAGTGTGGTAGCCGATGTGGATACCGATGGTGACACCCTAAGCGATCATCAGGAAGGCATTGATAATACCGATCCAAATGACCCGTTAGACTATCTCGATTTAACGCCACCGGAGGTTACGGCACCAGTCGATATAATCGTGGATGCAACGGGTTTATTTACTTCTGTGAGCGTGGCACAAATACTGTCGCTTCCTGCTGACAGTACACAGGCCGAAATAGAAAGCGCCATGGCTGAACGGGTAACGGATAATGTTGATGGCAACGGTTGTTGCCAATTAAGCGCGGCGGACATTTTGGACGGCCAGTATTCACTGCCGCCCGGTGACAACATTATAACTTGGGTTGCAGAAGATGTTATGGGCAACAGTGCCAGTGTTGTGCAGCATATTTATGTTCGACCACTCGTGTCTTTTAGTAAAAATCAGGTAACAGTGGAGGGGGTCGAGGCAGAGCTTTATGTGGTATTAAATGGCGAGTCTCCGTTCTACCCATTGGAGGTGCCATACATTATTGATGGCGACAGCAGCAGTGCTGATAGTAACGACTACAACCTACAAAGTGGCCGCGTAATCTTTGAAGAAGGTGAAACCAGTGTGGCCATTCGGTTTACTGTTTTAGACGATGGTATTTCGGAAGATGATGAAATATTGGAGCTGCGATTGGATGATAGAACCCTTAATAGCGAGGATCTTTCAGACGGATTTGAAGCCGATATTTATGACATTAATAGTGGTCAGAAAAACAGTTTTCAACTAACAATCGCTGAGCGAAACCTTTCTCCCAAAGTGACACTCACTATCCGTCAGAGCAGTATTGCGACCGTGCAAATTCTGCCCAATGGCGGTGATGTTGTTATTCTCGCAACCATAAATGACCCTAACAGCGGCGATACCCATGTATTGGACTGGTCCCACACCGATAACAGCTTGGTCGATCTGGATGGCGATGCAGACAATACTACGTTTACGCTTGACCCATCGCAGCTCTCGCCAGGTCGTTACCGTGCGAAGGTTCGGGTTACCGATAGCGGTGGGGAAAATAATACGGCGGTGCTACATTTTGTAGTTGTGGAAAATTTACCTGTACTCTCGCCGGATGAGGATACGGATAGTGATGGCAGGAGCGATCTAGCAGAAGGTACCGCCGATACGGATTTCGACGGTATACCGGATTATTTGGATAATATCGCGCTGGTAAACGTACTACCCGAACGTGCTAGTGAAACGAATAGTTTCCTTATGGAGTGTGATCCAGGCATTCGTTGCCGGTTAGGAGAATTTGCTATTCAGGGGCAGAGCGGTGGTGCACGCCTAAGTATGAATGAGTTAATGGATTTAAGTATGGCAGAAGAGGATGAGCGGCATACTTTCACGGGCTTGTTTGATTTCGAGCTTTCGGAGTTGCCTACGCCTGGGCAAAGTGCGGCGATTGTTATTCCGCAGCTAGAATCGATCCCCGCGAACGCCCTCTACCGAAAATTGGTTAATGGTCGCTGGGTAACCTTTGTCGAAAATGTCCAAAACCAGTTACATTCAGCGGGCGGAAGTGAAGGCTTCTGCCCACCCCCTGGTGACGACGCCTGGCAGGTTGGGCTAGTTGAAGGGTATTGGTGTGTGCAGCTTACCATCGAAGATGGTGGCCCCAACGACGCCGATGGTGAAGCGAATAGCACCGTTGTAGACCCGGGTGGCGTTGCCACACGGAATACAAAATCTTATACCGCAACCGGTGGTGGAGGTTCTGTAGGAATAGCTTTGATAATGATGCTGTTGATGATTGGGATTGGTAGGAGGTTACCTAAAAAATATTTAGGAGCAATCGCAGGTTTGTTCTTTATAGGGGTTTTTCCGGATGTTGCGCGCGCAGATTTTAGTAGCAAAAATTTATTCGTCGAGGCCTCTCTATTTCAAGCAAAATCTAGTCAAAGTTCTTCAGGTTTTATTCAAACGATGGCCAAGCATAACGTTACGGTGAATAGCCTTCAGTACGATAATACGGCGCAGGCCTACCATTTAAAATTGGGTTATTCCTATAACCCGCATGTAGCTGTAATGGTGGGTTATGTTGATATGGGTGAGGCAAATCTCGAAATCGACATTCTTGATGAAGAAGAATCTGTGATAACCCGCGCCTTGGGTGAGGCCTTTCCACACCTGGGAGCAGGGCCGACGGTAAATGCTCGATTTACACGGGATTTTGCGCAGCGCTATTCAGTGTATGCGGATTTGGGTATGCTTTACTGGAATTCCAGCGTTCGGGTAACAGGCTTTTCAGCCGACGTTGAGGATGATGGCGTTGATCCTTGGGTTGCGTTGGGAGCGCAGGTGGCGATCGAGCAGTTCTCCATAGGTGCCGGTTATCAGTATTTTAAAATAAGCTCAAAAAGTGCCGCCGGATTAGGGCTGTCTCTTAGCTATTCGTTTTAG